The genomic region CTCACCGCGCTCGTGGTCCTCCCCCTCGCCGTGACCACCCTCGGCTCCGCGCCCGCCTCCGCGCACGGCTCCACCGCCGACCCGGTGAGTCGCAGCGTGGCCTGCACCAAGAACCCGAAGGCGAGTGAGGCCTGCCGGCTGTCCCTCGCCCAGAGCCCCGGCATCCCCGGCGACTGGAAGTCGATCGTCCAGGGCCGCGCCATCGACCACAGCACCCCGACCTCTTCCCCGCAGCACCGCGCCCGCATACCCGACGGCAAGCTGTGCAGCGCCGGCAACGCACAGTTCTCCGGCCTGGACGTGGCGCGGGACGATTTCCCCTCGACGACACTGCCCGGCGGCGCCGAGTACGACCTGCGCTACGACATCAGCGCGCTGCACAACCCGTACCGCATGGAGATGTACGTCACCAAGGACGGCTACGACCCGAAGAAGCCGCTGAAGTGGTCGGACCTGGAGGACACCCCCTTCCTCAGCGCCGACAACACCGCGGCCACGGCGGCGCCTTCGGGCTTCCTCGGCGCGAAGGCGTTCACGTTCAAGGCGGTGCTCCCCGAGAAGAA from Streptomyces sp. NBC_00190 harbors:
- a CDS encoding lytic polysaccharide monooxygenase, producing the protein MSTTYPAATASPGPARTAARRTAALRLTALVVLPLAVTTLGSAPASAHGSTADPVSRSVACTKNPKASEACRLSLAQSPGIPGDWKSIVQGRAIDHSTPTSSPQHRARIPDGKLCSAGNAQFSGLDVARDDFPSTTLPGGAEYDLRYDISALHNPYRMEMYVTKDGYDPKKPLKWSDLEDTPFLSADNTAATAAPSGFLGAKAFTFKAVLPEKKGKHLIYTIWHGLKRPDGSFQSEEAFYSCSDVTFK